One window of the Klebsiella sp. WP3-W18-ESBL-02 genome contains the following:
- the pqqU gene encoding TonB-dependent receptor PqqU, translating into MKIITVRSAALLLPLVFAPFSWASDEQTLIVTAAPQTVSELDTPAAVSVVDGEDMRHATPRVNLSESLGAVPGLQIQNRQNYAQDLQLSIRGFGSRSTFGVRGIRMYVDGIPSTMPDGQGQTSNIDIGSIDHIDVLRGPFSALYGNASGGVVNVTTESGKQPTTLEASSYYGSYGTWHYGMKASGAVGDGSHAGDVDYTVSTNRFITRGYRDHSAARKNLANAKLGVRINDASKLTLLFNSVDIKANDPGGLDENELQQNREQSPRGDQYNTRKSVKQTQAGLRYERQLSEQDDLSVMMYAGERQTTQYQSIPRGPQLNPTHAGGVIDLDRHYQGIDTRWTHRGELLVPVTLTTGLNYENMSEKRRGYENFVMDGSTPVYGEKGNLRRNERNLMWNLDPYLQTQWQLTDKLSLDAGVRYSSVWFDSNDHYITTKNGDDSGDASYHKWLPAGSLKYALTDAWNLYLSAGRGFETPTINELSYRSDNRSGLNFALQPSTNETVEIGSKTRIGNGLLTAALFQTDTDNEIVTDASSGGRTSYKNAGKTRRQGAELSLDQQFAENWRAKAAWTWLDATYRSNVCDDANCNGNRIPGIARNMGFASLGYEPESGWYAGADVRYLSDIMANDENTARAPSWTVVGLNTGYKFDIGNWNLDVFGRVDNLFDRQYVGSVIVNESNGRYYEPAPGRNYGVGVNVAWRFE; encoded by the coding sequence ATGAAAATAATCACCGTACGCTCAGCTGCGCTGCTGTTACCACTTGTTTTTGCTCCGTTTTCCTGGGCCAGTGACGAACAAACGTTGATTGTGACCGCCGCCCCTCAGACCGTGTCCGAACTGGATACCCCGGCAGCGGTCAGCGTGGTCGACGGTGAGGACATGCGCCATGCGACGCCGCGCGTAAATCTATCAGAATCGTTGGGCGCGGTGCCGGGCCTGCAAATTCAGAACCGTCAGAACTATGCGCAGGATTTGCAGCTCTCGATTCGTGGTTTTGGTTCGCGCTCCACCTTCGGGGTACGCGGCATTCGGATGTACGTTGATGGTATCCCCTCCACCATGCCGGACGGCCAGGGGCAAACCTCAAATATTGATATCGGCAGCATTGATCATATCGATGTGCTGCGCGGCCCCTTCTCTGCGCTGTACGGTAACGCTTCCGGCGGCGTGGTGAACGTGACCACAGAAAGCGGCAAACAGCCCACCACGCTTGAAGCCAGCAGCTACTACGGCAGCTATGGCACCTGGCACTACGGGATGAAGGCCAGCGGCGCGGTTGGCGATGGCAGCCACGCGGGCGATGTTGATTACACTGTGTCGACGAATCGATTCATCACTCGCGGTTATCGCGATCACAGCGCCGCGCGCAAGAATCTGGCCAATGCCAAGCTCGGCGTGCGCATCAATGATGCCAGCAAGCTGACGCTGCTGTTTAACAGCGTCGATATTAAAGCCAACGATCCCGGCGGGCTGGATGAGAACGAGCTGCAGCAGAACCGCGAACAGTCGCCGCGTGGCGATCAGTACAATACGCGTAAAAGCGTGAAGCAGACGCAGGCAGGCCTGCGCTACGAGCGCCAGCTGAGCGAGCAGGATGATTTGAGCGTGATGATGTACGCCGGTGAACGACAGACGACACAGTACCAGTCGATTCCGCGCGGACCGCAGCTTAACCCGACTCATGCCGGCGGCGTGATCGATCTCGATCGCCACTATCAGGGCATCGATACCCGCTGGACGCACCGCGGCGAACTGCTCGTCCCGGTGACCCTCACCACGGGGCTTAACTACGAGAATATGAGCGAGAAGCGCCGCGGCTATGAAAACTTCGTCATGGACGGCAGTACGCCGGTCTACGGCGAGAAAGGCAATCTGCGCCGCAACGAGCGCAACCTGATGTGGAACCTCGACCCCTATCTGCAAACTCAGTGGCAGTTGACCGATAAGCTGAGCCTCGACGCGGGCGTACGCTACAGCTCCGTCTGGTTTGACTCCAATGACCATTACATTACCACCAAAAATGGCGACGACAGCGGCGACGCCAGCTACCACAAATGGCTGCCGGCAGGATCGTTAAAGTACGCGCTGACCGATGCGTGGAACCTGTATCTCTCCGCCGGTCGCGGTTTTGAAACCCCGACCATCAACGAACTGTCGTACCGCTCGGACAACCGCAGCGGGCTGAACTTCGCCCTGCAACCCTCAACCAATGAGACCGTGGAGATAGGCAGTAAAACGCGTATTGGCAATGGCCTGCTGACCGCCGCACTGTTCCAGACCGATACTGATAACGAGATTGTCACCGACGCCAGCAGCGGCGGACGTACCAGCTACAAAAACGCGGGAAAAACCCGCCGCCAGGGCGCGGAGCTATCGCTGGATCAGCAGTTTGCTGAAAACTGGCGTGCCAAAGCGGCCTGGACATGGCTCGACGCCACCTACCGCAGCAACGTGTGCGATGATGCAAACTGTAACGGCAATCGTATACCGGGCATCGCACGCAATATGGGCTTCGCCTCGCTGGGCTATGAGCCGGAAAGCGGCTGGTACGCGGGCGCGGACGTGCGCTATCTGAGCGACATCATGGCGAACGACGAAAACACCGCTCGCGCGCCGTCGTGGACCGTTGTCGGACTGAACACCGGCTATAAATTCGATATCGGTAACTGGAATCTGGACGTCTTTGGCCGCGTCGACAATCTGTTCGACCGCCAGTACGTTGGCTCGGTGATCGTTAACGAATCCAACGGCCGCTATTACGAACCGGCACCGGGCCGTAACTATGGCGTCGGGGTCAACGTCGCGTGGCGTTTTGAATAA
- a CDS encoding GNAT family N-acetyltransferase, translating to MSIRFATKEDCAAIAAIYNHAVLHTAAIWNDKTVDTDNRIAWFEARQLGHFPVLVSEEDGVVTGYASYGDWRAFDGFRHTVEHSVYVHPEHQGKGLGHILLTRLIEEAKRRGKHVMVAGIESQNYASLHLHAKHGFVTTGQMPQVGTKFGRWLDLTFMQLQLDNRCDPDGNA from the coding sequence ATGTCTATTCGTTTTGCGACAAAAGAAGACTGCGCCGCGATCGCGGCCATTTATAACCACGCCGTACTGCATACGGCCGCCATCTGGAACGATAAAACCGTCGATACCGATAACCGTATTGCCTGGTTTGAGGCGCGGCAGCTCGGCCATTTTCCGGTGCTGGTCAGCGAAGAAGACGGCGTGGTGACGGGCTATGCCTCCTACGGCGACTGGCGGGCGTTTGATGGTTTCCGCCATACCGTCGAACACTCCGTCTACGTCCACCCGGAGCATCAAGGCAAAGGTCTGGGTCATATTCTGCTTACCCGGCTGATTGAAGAAGCCAAACGTCGCGGCAAACACGTCATGGTGGCAGGGATTGAGTCGCAAAATTACGCGTCCCTGCATCTGCACGCCAAACACGGCTTCGTCACCACCGGGCAGATGCCGCAGGTCGGCACCAAATTCGGCCGCTGGCTGGATTTAACCTTTATGCAGCTGCAACTGGATAACCGCTGCGACCCGGACGGTAACGCATGA
- a CDS encoding helix-turn-helix domain-containing protein encodes MNTIEDNLNQRIGARIRIERESRSWSLSELAERAGVSRAMIHKIERGESSPTAALLARLSGAFGISMSTLIARAEIQEGKLLRFADQPVWHDPQSHYLRRHVSPRGELPVDLVQIELPSGSDIPMPASAYAMARQLIWVQQGELLFMEGETAHRMRGGDCLELGPPNDCRFINDSGHICIYLVVRLNIPLT; translated from the coding sequence ATGAATACTATTGAAGACAACCTAAATCAACGCATCGGCGCACGAATTCGCATTGAGCGTGAGTCTCGCAGCTGGTCGCTGAGCGAGCTGGCCGAGCGCGCGGGCGTGTCGCGGGCGATGATCCACAAAATTGAGCGCGGCGAAAGCAGCCCCACGGCAGCGCTGCTGGCGAGGCTATCCGGCGCATTTGGCATCAGCATGTCAACGCTGATTGCCCGTGCAGAAATTCAGGAAGGCAAACTGCTGCGTTTTGCCGATCAGCCGGTGTGGCACGATCCACAGAGCCATTATCTCCGCCGTCACGTTTCACCGCGCGGCGAGCTGCCGGTCGATTTGGTGCAGATTGAACTGCCGTCGGGCAGCGATATTCCCATGCCCGCATCGGCCTACGCGATGGCGCGCCAGCTTATCTGGGTGCAGCAGGGCGAGCTGCTGTTTATGGAGGGCGAAACCGCGCATCGCATGCGGGGCGGTGACTGCCTGGAACTGGGGCCGCCAAACGACTGTCGCTTTATTAACGATAGCGGTCACATTTGTATTTATTTAGTGGTGCGTTTGAATATTCCTCTGACGTGA
- a CDS encoding SrfA family protein: MAKTLLRSGSLDDFQAVGGGGQTVFHSALQVRETLRLRKQNALVDCLAIPQLNDEGDRVDWYSPVDGTPMGWKAANESQRTRALHYLEGLQDSARTLSKKCLQSEKTAQQLFGALLEKTLQFPGENHLFLVDGKPVISFWGFVNLNEGAREDVFDCLRYVEPEPPEAPLIVELPEIIEEPEPVIATFSEADAPLISPNEPRLDAYTLPENEPEEQTRPAEPAEPVAMVMTPPRRPRWLWALPLAAAIAAVAIALPLMIPSTQAEAEPEPVAKDIAPPLRAAAPAMPTLTDGLPLHQASVKTTPDVKEDEKEKPLVIAAIPKDALVMDADQMRAGTTRFLNGSWRAQMDISDAHTGKAPNLRYQIQNNKGTARLLRDGNIVCKAAVFSGLHQNGELMIKSRGNAQCSDGARYPLPEISCKPGNSNVAVCSARFDAKTVVALTFKKTGA; the protein is encoded by the coding sequence GTGGCAAAAACTCTTTTACGCAGCGGAAGTCTTGATGACTTTCAGGCCGTAGGCGGCGGCGGGCAAACGGTATTTCACTCTGCGCTCCAGGTGCGCGAAACGCTGCGCCTACGCAAGCAAAACGCGCTGGTCGACTGCCTGGCGATACCGCAGCTGAACGATGAAGGTGACCGGGTAGACTGGTATTCGCCGGTTGACGGTACGCCAATGGGCTGGAAAGCGGCGAATGAATCTCAGCGCACGCGAGCGCTGCACTACTTAGAAGGATTGCAGGATAGCGCGCGGACGCTCAGCAAGAAATGCCTGCAATCTGAAAAAACGGCACAGCAGCTGTTCGGCGCGCTGCTGGAAAAAACGCTGCAGTTTCCCGGTGAAAACCACCTCTTTCTCGTCGACGGCAAGCCCGTCATCAGCTTCTGGGGCTTTGTAAACCTTAACGAAGGCGCGCGCGAAGACGTTTTTGACTGCCTGCGTTATGTGGAGCCCGAGCCGCCCGAAGCGCCGCTGATTGTCGAGCTGCCCGAAATAATAGAAGAACCCGAACCGGTTATCGCCACGTTCAGCGAGGCCGACGCCCCGTTGATTTCGCCAAATGAACCGCGCCTGGATGCTTACACTCTGCCGGAGAACGAGCCGGAAGAACAAACCCGCCCGGCAGAACCCGCGGAGCCGGTGGCGATGGTCATGACGCCCCCGCGTCGTCCGCGCTGGCTCTGGGCGCTGCCGCTGGCGGCCGCTATCGCCGCCGTTGCCATTGCGCTGCCGTTGATGATCCCCTCAACGCAGGCGGAAGCGGAGCCTGAGCCGGTAGCAAAAGATATTGCACCGCCGCTGCGGGCGGCGGCACCCGCCATGCCCACCCTGACGGACGGGCTGCCGCTGCATCAGGCAAGCGTCAAAACGACGCCGGACGTGAAAGAAGACGAAAAGGAAAAACCGCTGGTGATTGCCGCTATCCCAAAAGATGCGCTGGTGATGGATGCCGATCAAATGCGCGCGGGAACGACCCGCTTTCTCAACGGCAGCTGGCGTGCGCAGATGGATATCAGCGACGCCCATACCGGTAAAGCGCCCAATCTGCGCTACCAGATTCAGAACAATAAAGGCACCGCACGCCTGCTGCGCGACGGCAATATTGTCTGCAAAGCGGCGGTGTTCTCCGGGCTGCACCAGAACGGCGAGCTGATGATCAAAAGCCGCGGCAACGCGCAGTGCAGTGACGGCGCGCGCTATCCGCTGCCGGAAATCAGCTGCAAACCGGGCAACAGCAACGTTGCCGTATGCTCCGCGCGTTTCGATGCCAAAACGGTGGTGGCGCTGACCTTTAAGAAGACGGGAGCGTAA
- a CDS encoding virulence factor SrfB yields MLVTLCDYKQSVTLIANSGVQFLDFGLSPQESLQNGRFVRKTANGPLLRLDYDVVNQRYTLPGEAGRPPEVVKPESTLALHHSLTLLDGVWLPLPFLRFNPPRTFVEGPDNWARVQIRRLNEPDSAGNSHRVTLAFDSQIGHDDLNALSPVASDLLNGTRFALAWRDDEISDFLDQTWIDGWLREAFQQSVTTHETRSERDVAQALRSFEYQGHWLNILALLGEQLTVPEIKMVTATLSTPAIPVDLILDVGNTHTCGVIIEDHGDANDGLRQTAELQVRSLSEPQYLNEPLFTSRVEFSESRFGKQHFSVESGREDAFIWPSLVRVGDEARKLAMQRAGTEGYSGISSPRRYLWDETPTVQDWRFSQMNGKTQREPLATAFPLMNLMNDEGQPLFTLPPDERMPVFSPQYSRSTLMTHMLCEILAQALGQINSVATRLRLGFPASPRQLRTLILTLPSAMPKQEREIFRRRMFEAIALVWKAMGWHPQDEDFANVRLQEKSVVPVPKIHMEWDEASCGQLVWLYNEAISHFSGQTEALFAAMARPDRQPEPEAAPGRALRIASLDLGGGTTDMAIAQYQLDDGIGGNVKITPQLLFREGFKIAGDDVLLDIIQRCVLPALQTQLQKSGVADAQALMATLFGDSGRLDTQAVLRQQTALQLFMPIGHAILAAWEQSDVQDPLAGLHATFGELLSQTPTRNVMNYVGQAIEHALPAGSAPFDLLAVPLEITFSNLQDAMLAGEFTLSGPLHALCEAISHYACDVLLVTGRPGCLPGVQALIRYLQPVPVNRMVWLDKYHVHEWYPFSQQGRIGNPKSTAAVGAMLCSLALDLRLPHFNFKAADIGAYSTVRYLGVLDKTVNTLRDENIWYHDLDLDKPGAKLDARLHFPLRGNVTLGFRQLANTRWPATPLYTLSINSPELAKAIAGDGVLQVRLKLEGGSRHEAPLSFVLSDAWLQDGTPVSPDALTLKLNTLADRRHSGSHYWIDSGSVFLK; encoded by the coding sequence ATGCTGGTGACACTTTGCGATTACAAACAGAGCGTGACGCTGATTGCCAACAGCGGCGTGCAGTTCCTTGATTTTGGCCTCAGCCCGCAGGAATCGCTGCAAAACGGCCGCTTCGTGCGAAAAACCGCCAACGGCCCGCTGCTGCGTCTCGACTATGACGTGGTGAACCAGCGCTACACCCTGCCGGGTGAAGCGGGACGCCCGCCTGAGGTGGTCAAGCCGGAATCCACGCTCGCGCTGCACCATTCGTTGACGCTATTGGACGGCGTGTGGCTGCCCCTGCCGTTCCTGCGCTTTAACCCGCCGCGCACCTTCGTGGAAGGCCCGGATAACTGGGCGCGCGTGCAAATTCGCCGCCTCAATGAGCCGGACAGCGCGGGCAATAGCCACCGCGTAACCCTGGCATTTGATAGCCAGATTGGCCACGATGACCTTAATGCACTCTCGCCGGTCGCCAGCGACCTGCTGAACGGCACCCGCTTCGCGCTGGCCTGGCGCGATGACGAAATCAGCGATTTTCTCGACCAGACGTGGATTGACGGCTGGCTGCGCGAAGCCTTCCAGCAGAGCGTAACGACGCATGAAACCCGCAGCGAGCGCGACGTGGCGCAGGCGCTGCGCAGCTTTGAGTATCAGGGCCACTGGCTCAATATTCTGGCCCTGCTCGGCGAGCAGCTCACGGTACCGGAAATTAAAATGGTGACCGCCACGCTGAGCACCCCGGCCATTCCGGTTGATTTGATCCTCGATGTCGGCAACACCCATACCTGTGGCGTTATTATCGAAGACCACGGCGACGCGAATGACGGCCTGCGCCAGACCGCCGAGCTACAGGTCCGCTCGTTAAGCGAGCCGCAGTATCTGAATGAACCGCTGTTCACCAGCCGCGTCGAGTTTTCAGAGTCACGTTTCGGCAAGCAGCACTTCTCGGTGGAAAGCGGCCGCGAAGACGCCTTTATCTGGCCGTCGCTGGTGCGCGTGGGCGATGAAGCCCGTAAGCTGGCGATGCAGCGTGCCGGCACCGAAGGCTATAGCGGTATTTCCAGCCCGCGCCGCTATTTGTGGGACGAAACCCCGACCGTACAGGACTGGCGCTTTAGCCAGATGAACGGTAAAACCCAGCGCGAACCCCTGGCCACCGCCTTCCCGCTGATGAACCTGATGAACGATGAAGGCCAGCCGCTGTTTACGCTGCCGCCGGACGAGCGGATGCCGGTCTTCTCGCCGCAGTATAGCCGTAGCACCCTGATGACCCACATGCTGTGTGAAATTCTGGCGCAGGCGCTGGGGCAGATCAACAGCGTCGCTACCCGCCTGCGGCTGGGCTTCCCTGCCTCGCCGCGCCAGCTGCGTACGCTGATCCTCACCCTGCCGTCGGCGATGCCGAAACAGGAACGGGAAATCTTCCGCCGCCGGATGTTTGAAGCGATTGCGCTGGTGTGGAAAGCCATGGGCTGGCATCCGCAGGATGAAGACTTTGCCAACGTGCGCCTGCAGGAAAAAAGCGTGGTTCCGGTACCGAAAATTCACATGGAATGGGATGAAGCCAGCTGCGGCCAGCTGGTCTGGCTGTACAACGAAGCGATCTCGCATTTTTCCGGGCAGACCGAAGCGCTGTTCGCCGCGATGGCACGCCCGGATCGCCAGCCCGAGCCGGAGGCTGCCCCCGGACGAGCGCTACGCATCGCCTCGCTGGATCTCGGCGGTGGAACCACCGACATGGCCATTGCGCAATACCAACTGGATGACGGCATCGGCGGCAACGTCAAAATTACCCCGCAGCTCCTGTTCCGCGAAGGGTTTAAAATCGCCGGTGACGATGTGCTGCTGGATATTATCCAGCGCTGCGTGCTGCCCGCCCTGCAAACCCAACTGCAAAAATCCGGCGTTGCCGACGCCCAGGCGCTAATGGCTACGCTGTTTGGCGACTCAGGCAGGCTTGATACCCAGGCGGTGCTGCGCCAGCAAACCGCCCTGCAGCTGTTTATGCCGATCGGCCATGCCATTCTGGCGGCGTGGGAGCAAAGCGACGTCCAGGACCCGCTGGCCGGGCTGCACGCTACCTTTGGCGAGCTGTTGAGCCAAACGCCAACCCGCAACGTGATGAACTATGTCGGCCAGGCCATTGAACATGCGCTCCCCGCAGGCAGCGCGCCGTTCGACCTGCTGGCAGTGCCGTTAGAAATCACTTTCAGCAACCTGCAAGACGCGATGCTTGCCGGGGAATTTACTCTTTCTGGCCCGCTGCATGCGCTGTGTGAAGCTATTTCTCACTACGCCTGCGATGTTCTGCTGGTAACCGGACGTCCTGGCTGTCTGCCGGGGGTACAGGCGCTGATTCGCTACCTGCAGCCGGTGCCGGTTAACCGCATGGTCTGGCTGGATAAATATCACGTTCATGAATGGTATCCGTTCAGTCAACAGGGGCGCATCGGCAACCCGAAATCCACCGCGGCCGTGGGCGCAATGCTGTGCAGCCTGGCGCTGGACCTTCGCCTGCCGCACTTTAATTTCAAAGCGGCCGACATTGGCGCCTACTCCACGGTGCGCTATCTCGGCGTTCTGGATAAAACCGTCAATACGCTGCGTGATGAAAACATCTGGTATCACGATCTCGATCTCGACAAACCCGGCGCAAAGCTTGACGCACGGCTGCATTTCCCGCTGCGTGGCAACGTGACGCTGGGCTTCCGCCAGTTAGCGAATACCCGCTGGCCCGCCACGCCGCTGTATACGTTGAGCATCAACTCGCCGGAGCTGGCAAAAGCGATCGCGGGCGACGGTGTTCTTCAGGTACGTCTGAAGCTTGAGGGCGGTAGCCGACACGAAGCGCCGCTGTCCTTTGTGCTGAGCGACGCCTGGCTACAGGACGGCACCCCGGTTTCGCCGGATGCCCTGACACTGAAGCTCAATACTCTGGCCGACCGCCGCCACAGCGGCAGCCACTACTGGATTGACAGCGGGAGCGTATTCCTGAAATGA
- a CDS encoding GntR family transcriptional regulator yields the protein MLDFAKAQRISLTQQVENNIKSALIIGALKPGARLVTREIAVNQGISITPVREALLRLVSSGALQAAPAQAFMVPVLNHSGYQEINHIRKNLEGMATAAASKHITMERLRELHHLSGLFHEAKAVGDITRMLQCNYRFRFRIYEYAEMPTLMTIIEQLWVRVGPSCHYLYLNSMEPFQQINVYQPLLSALEKKESNASYSAICQVIDESASFLQKQYSH from the coding sequence ATGCTGGATTTTGCTAAAGCACAACGTATCAGTTTGACACAGCAGGTAGAGAATAATATCAAAAGTGCGCTGATCATTGGCGCACTGAAGCCGGGTGCACGATTAGTGACTCGGGAAATTGCCGTCAATCAGGGCATTAGTATTACGCCAGTACGAGAAGCGCTGCTGCGGCTGGTTTCTTCTGGCGCCTTGCAGGCCGCGCCTGCACAGGCATTTATGGTCCCGGTATTAAACCATTCTGGCTATCAGGAAATAAACCATATTCGTAAAAATCTTGAAGGAATGGCGACCGCAGCGGCGTCTAAACATATAACCATGGAAAGATTAAGGGAACTTCATCATCTCTCAGGATTATTTCATGAGGCAAAAGCTGTGGGCGATATCACACGGATGCTGCAGTGTAATTACCGGTTTCGTTTTCGAATATATGAATACGCGGAAATGCCCACGTTAATGACCATTATCGAACAATTATGGGTACGCGTGGGACCCAGTTGTCATTATTTATATTTAAATTCTATGGAACCGTTTCAGCAAATAAACGTATACCAGCCGTTGCTGTCGGCGCTGGAGAAAAAAGAATCTAACGCCAGCTATAGTGCTATATGTCAGGTTATTGATGAGTCCGCAAGTTTCCTGCAAAAACAATACAGCCATTGA
- a CDS encoding DUF2526 family protein, translating to MSHLDEVIARVDAAIAESVITHMNELLVALSDDTQLSREERFTQQQRLRVTISHHGQHQREQEEARREHLTEGGKIL from the coding sequence ATGTCACATTTGGATGAGGTCATCGCCCGCGTTGATGCGGCGATTGCAGAAAGCGTGATTACGCATATGAACGAGCTGCTGGTCGCGCTGAGCGATGATACGCAACTGAGCCGTGAAGAGCGTTTCACCCAGCAGCAGCGCCTGCGCGTGACCATTTCCCATCACGGCCAGCATCAGCGTGAACAGGAAGAGGCACGCAGGGAGCATCTCACTGAAGGTGGCAAGATTTTGTAA
- a CDS encoding ABC transporter substrate-binding protein translates to MMTGKTLLALALSALLPAGAIAANHDTLVYCSEASPESFNPQIASSGPTFVASSQTLYNRLINFDPVKNTPIPSLATDWTISEDGLTYTFTLRQGVKFNSNKFFTPTRDFNADDVIFSVLRQKDNDHPYHKVSQGNYEYFNDVGLDKLIKSVKKVDDYHVQFVLNEPNAAFLADWGMDFASILSAEYADAMMKKGTPENVDTWPIGTGPYVLQQYKVDSQIRYLANPNYWDGPVPTKHLIFAITPNVETRLAKLQTNECQIIPAPSPVQFEAIKSNHDLTLHAVEALNVGYLAFNTEKKPFDNVLVRQALNYATDKQAIVNAVFMGSGTVAKSPIPPNMMGYKKDLKDYSYDPEKAKALLKQAGLEKGVDVTLWSMPVQRPYNPNSRRIAEMIQNDWAKVGVKAKIVTYEWGEYLSGIRKGEHDSALYGWMSDNGDPDNFANTLLGCDSIKTGSNAARWCNKEYDGLVKKALVVSDPAKRAALYGQAQEIYAQQVPWIALANGKTFYATRSNVSGYSVSLMGSDFSKVKIN, encoded by the coding sequence ATGATGACAGGGAAAACGCTCCTCGCGCTGGCACTCAGCGCGCTGTTGCCGGCAGGTGCCATTGCGGCCAATCATGACACGCTGGTTTATTGCTCCGAAGCTTCGCCGGAGTCCTTTAACCCGCAAATTGCCAGCTCTGGCCCGACGTTTGTCGCCAGCTCGCAAACGCTGTACAACCGCCTGATCAACTTTGACCCGGTAAAAAATACGCCCATCCCGTCGCTGGCGACCGACTGGACTATCTCGGAAGACGGCCTGACCTATACGTTTACGCTGCGTCAGGGAGTGAAGTTCAACAGCAATAAGTTCTTTACCCCAACCCGTGACTTCAACGCTGATGACGTGATCTTCTCCGTGTTGCGCCAGAAGGACAACGATCATCCGTATCATAAGGTTTCGCAGGGTAACTACGAATATTTCAACGACGTGGGTCTCGATAAGCTGATTAAGTCGGTGAAAAAAGTCGATGATTACCACGTGCAGTTTGTCCTGAACGAACCCAATGCCGCGTTTCTTGCCGATTGGGGGATGGATTTCGCTTCTATTCTTTCCGCCGAATATGCAGACGCGATGATGAAAAAAGGCACGCCGGAGAACGTCGATACCTGGCCTATCGGTACCGGCCCGTACGTGCTGCAACAGTACAAAGTCGATTCGCAGATTCGCTATCTTGCCAACCCGAACTATTGGGATGGCCCGGTGCCAACGAAACACCTGATTTTCGCCATCACGCCGAACGTTGAAACGCGGCTGGCAAAACTGCAAACCAACGAATGCCAGATTATTCCGGCACCGTCGCCGGTCCAGTTTGAGGCGATCAAAAGCAATCACGATCTGACGCTGCATGCGGTTGAAGCGCTGAACGTTGGCTATCTGGCGTTTAACACGGAGAAAAAACCGTTTGATAACGTTCTGGTGCGTCAGGCGCTGAACTACGCGACCGATAAACAAGCGATCGTTAACGCGGTGTTTATGGGGTCAGGTACGGTTGCAAAATCACCGATCCCGCCAAACATGATGGGCTATAAGAAGGATCTGAAGGATTACAGCTACGATCCCGAGAAGGCTAAAGCGCTGCTGAAGCAGGCGGGACTGGAGAAGGGCGTTGATGTGACCCTGTGGTCAATGCCGGTGCAGCGCCCGTATAACCCGAATTCACGCCGCATTGCGGAAATGATTCAGAACGATTGGGCGAAAGTCGGCGTGAAGGCTAAAATTGTCACCTATGAATGGGGCGAGTACCTTTCCGGGATCCGTAAAGGGGAACACGACAGCGCGCTGTACGGCTGGATGTCGGACAACGGCGATCCGGATAACTTCGCCAACACGCTGCTGGGCTGCGACAGCATTAAGACCGGCTCTAATGCCGCACGCTGGTGCAATAAAGAGTATGATGGTCTGGTGAAAAAAGCGCTGGTGGTGAGCGACCCGGCTAAACGCGCCGCGCTGTACGGCCAGGCGCAGGAGATCTACGCTCAGCAGGTACCGTGGATTGCCCTTGCCAATGGCAAAACGTTCTACGCCACGCGCAGCAACGTGAGCGGCTACAGCGTCAGCCTGATGGGCAGCGATTTCTCGAAAGTGAAAATCAATTAA
- a CDS encoding DMT family transporter, with the protein MNQSLTLTFLIAAGIGLVIQNTLMVRITQSASTILVAMLLNSLVGIVLFVSILLIKHGLAGVSELVSTIKWWTLIPGLLGSFFVFASISGYQYVGAATTIAVLVASQLIGGLVMDVVRSHGVPWRALVGPVCGAVMLIVGAWLIAKRQF; encoded by the coding sequence ATGAATCAATCCCTCACGCTGACGTTTCTGATCGCCGCAGGGATTGGCCTGGTTATCCAGAACACGCTCATGGTGCGGATCACACAGTCCGCTTCGACGATTCTGGTAGCGATGCTGCTGAACTCATTAGTCGGCATCGTGCTGTTTGTCAGCATTCTGCTGATTAAGCACGGTCTGGCGGGCGTGAGCGAACTGGTTTCAACCATTAAATGGTGGACGCTGATCCCCGGCTTGTTGGGATCATTCTTCGTCTTTGCCAGCATTAGCGGCTATCAGTACGTGGGGGCGGCAACGACGATTGCGGTACTGGTCGCCAGTCAGCTGATTGGCGGGCTGGTGATGGATGTGGTGAGAAGCCACGGCGTACCCTGGCGAGCGCTGGTAGGACCGGTTTGTGGTGCAGTGATGTTGATTGTCGGCGCGTGGCTGATTGCAAAACGCCAGTTTTAA